A single genomic interval of Chthoniobacterales bacterium harbors:
- a CDS encoding isochorismatase family cysteine hydrolase, translating to MSETVTTPAPAADVPAGVVDAEPYAWPYDGSVVPARTALLNIDWQTDFCGPGGYVDHMGYDLNLTRSGLEPTARVLAAARTAGLFVIHTREGHKPDLSDCPPNKLWRSKQMGAGIGDAGPCGRILVRGEPGWDIVPEVYPIEGEPIVDKPGKGAFYATDLDLLLRTRGITHIVLTGITTDVCVHTTMREANDRGYECIVLTDCTGATDHGNYLAALKMIQMQGGVFGAVADSAAFIAALGN from the coding sequence GCGGACGTTCCGGCCGGCGTCGTGGACGCCGAACCGTACGCGTGGCCCTACGACGGCAGCGTCGTCCCCGCCCGCACCGCCCTCCTCAACATCGACTGGCAGACGGACTTCTGCGGGCCGGGCGGCTACGTCGACCACATGGGCTACGACCTCAACCTGACGCGGTCCGGTCTCGAACCCACCGCGAGGGTGCTCGCCGCGGCACGGACCGCCGGTCTGTTCGTGATCCACACGCGCGAAGGGCACAAGCCCGATCTCAGCGACTGTCCACCGAACAAGTTGTGGCGGTCGAAGCAGATGGGTGCGGGCATCGGCGACGCCGGGCCGTGCGGTCGCATCCTCGTGCGGGGCGAACCGGGTTGGGACATCGTGCCCGAGGTGTACCCCATCGAGGGTGAGCCGATCGTGGACAAGCCGGGCAAAGGCGCGTTCTACGCGACCGACCTCGACCTGCTCTTGCGCACCCGCGGCATCACCCACATCGTGCTCACCGGCATCACGACCGACGTCTGCGTGCACACCACGATGCGCGAGGCGAACGACCGCGGCTACGAATGCATCGTGCTCACCGATTGCACCGGTGCCACCGATCACGGAAACTATCTCGCCGCGTTAAAAATGATCCAGATGCAGGGCGGCGTCTTCGGAGCCGTGGCGGATTCGGCGGCTTTCATCGCGGCGCTCGGCAATTAA
- a CDS encoding dienelactone hydrolase family protein: MKHTSFLALLACTVFSSAQAKLVTQTVAYEHNGTPLTGYLAYDDAKVSPGKTPGILLIHEWWGLNDYAKSRANQLAELGYVTFAADMYGQGVTTEDPKKAGELAGQFYGKPLMAERAQAGLDQLKKNPSVDPAKLAAIGFCFGGSTVQALAYSGAPLVGIVSFHGGPVPAPAEVAGKVKTHFLLLNGAIDPMVPAPAKADLEKSLEAARIDYQSIDFAGALHAFTNPAADQLATSAGLTGKIGYNATAAERSWKQMQIFFDEILK, from the coding sequence ATGAAGCACACCTCCTTTCTCGCCCTCCTCGCCTGCACCGTCTTCTCCAGCGCCCAAGCAAAACTCGTCACCCAGACCGTCGCCTATGAGCACAATGGCACTCCCCTCACCGGCTATCTCGCCTACGACGACGCCAAAGTTTCTCCCGGAAAAACGCCCGGCATCCTCCTCATCCACGAATGGTGGGGCCTCAACGACTACGCCAAAAGCCGCGCCAACCAGCTCGCCGAGCTGGGTTACGTTACCTTCGCCGCCGACATGTATGGCCAAGGCGTCACCACTGAAGACCCAAAGAAAGCAGGCGAACTCGCAGGTCAATTCTACGGCAAACCCCTCATGGCCGAGCGCGCCCAGGCCGGGCTCGATCAATTAAAAAAGAACCCCTCCGTCGATCCTGCGAAACTCGCCGCCATCGGCTTCTGCTTCGGCGGCTCCACCGTCCAGGCGCTGGCCTACAGCGGCGCGCCGCTCGTCGGCATCGTCAGCTTCCACGGCGGCCCCGTCCCCGCTCCCGCCGAGGTCGCAGGCAAAGTGAAAACCCATTTTCTCCTCCTCAACGGCGCGATTGATCCCATGGTCCCCGCCCCCGCCAAAGCCGACCTCGAGAAATCACTCGAAGCCGCCAGGATCGACTACCAATCCATCGACTTCGCAGGCGCCCTCCACGCCTTCACCAACCCCGCCGCCGACCAGCTCGCCACCAGCGCAGGCCTCACCGGCAAAATCGGCTACAACGCCACCGCTGCCGAGCGGAGTTGGAAACAAATGCAGATCTTCTTCGACGAAATTTTGAAGTAA
- a CDS encoding dihydrolipoyl dehydrogenase gives MSPEFDLLIIGAGSAGYNGASLAHKLGLKVGLIDGAEELGGLCILRGCMPSKALLAGANRFQRVKESGEFGISVENARIDMAELMVRKDCWIGEFADYRRGQITSGRFPFIHGHAAFVDAHTVEITTGPEVGRRVTASYFLLATGSELKPPTLPGLMETGFQHSDTLLKNPHIPASVIVLGAGAIGLEFAHYYNALGSRVTILQRSAHLLRGSDFEVSDGLRKALEKRGIAIQTGVALESAGVGPNGKKVVYSQNGERHEVEAEEIFYALGRRPKLDTLGLANAGVESKSIRPTQQTNQAHIFSAGDVAGPYEIVHIAINQAEVAVRNVARLLKNDPSLETMDYRSKLFVLFTHPELAQVGLTEEEARGKGMDILTACHPFDDHGKSLVMGESDGFVKLVALRSSGEIIGASVLGPEASSLIHEIVAVMHFHGTAADVAKMPHYHPTLAEIWTYPAEEIADQVA, from the coding sequence ATGTCACCAGAATTTGACCTCCTCATCATTGGCGCGGGCAGCGCGGGCTACAACGGGGCGTCGCTGGCGCACAAGCTGGGGTTGAAGGTGGGCCTGATCGACGGTGCGGAGGAACTCGGCGGGCTCTGCATTTTGCGCGGCTGCATGCCGAGCAAGGCGCTGCTGGCCGGGGCGAATCGGTTTCAGCGGGTGAAGGAGAGCGGGGAATTTGGCATTTCGGTGGAGAATGCCCGGATCGACATGGCGGAATTGATGGTGCGAAAGGATTGCTGGATCGGCGAGTTTGCGGACTATCGGCGGGGGCAGATCACGAGCGGGCGGTTTCCGTTTATTCATGGCCACGCCGCGTTTGTGGATGCGCACACGGTGGAAATTACGACAGGACCAGAGGTGGGTCGGCGGGTGACGGCGAGTTATTTTCTGCTGGCGACGGGGTCGGAATTAAAGCCACCGACGCTGCCCGGTCTGATGGAAACGGGTTTCCAGCACAGCGACACGCTGCTGAAGAATCCGCACATTCCGGCGTCGGTGATCGTGCTCGGAGCCGGGGCGATTGGGCTGGAGTTTGCCCATTATTACAATGCGCTGGGGAGCCGGGTGACGATTTTGCAGCGCAGTGCGCATCTGCTGCGAGGCTCGGATTTTGAAGTCTCCGATGGCTTGCGCAAGGCGCTGGAGAAACGCGGGATCGCGATTCAGACGGGAGTTGCACTCGAATCTGCCGGAGTCGGCCCGAATGGGAAAAAGGTCGTCTATTCCCAGAATGGCGAGCGTCACGAAGTCGAGGCCGAGGAAATTTTCTACGCGCTGGGCCGCCGACCGAAGCTCGACACGCTCGGTCTCGCCAACGCAGGGGTCGAGTCAAAGTCGATTCGCCCGACGCAGCAGACGAATCAGGCTCATATTTTCAGCGCGGGCGACGTGGCCGGACCCTACGAAATCGTCCACATTGCGATCAATCAGGCGGAGGTCGCCGTTCGCAATGTGGCCCGGCTGCTGAAGAACGATCCCAGTCTGGAAACGATGGATTATCGCAGCAAATTGTTCGTCCTTTTCACTCATCCCGAGCTGGCTCAGGTCGGTCTCACCGAGGAGGAGGCGCGTGGAAAAGGGATGGATATTCTCACGGCCTGCCATCCGTTCGACGATCACGGCAAGTCGCTCGTGATGGGCGAGTCCGATGGTTTTGTGAAGCTGGTCGCGTTGCGGAGTTCGGGCGAAATCATCGGCGCGAGCGTGCTCGGTCCCGAAGCGAGCAGTCTGATTCACGAGATTGTTGCCGTGATGCATTTCCATGGAACTGCCGCCGACGTGGCAAAAATGCCCCATTATCACCCGACCCTCGCCGAGATCTGGACGTATCCGGCAGAGGAAATTGCGGATCAAGTTGCCTAA
- a CDS encoding cupin domain-containing protein, with the protein MKSLSLPPIDLLDLQSIARDPDQVDWQYFQDGVDIFRIYGDGNSGPCASLLRFQKDGQIPLHKHVGYEHLFILTGSQTDDQGTAQAGSLIINPPGTRHRVTSESGCIVLAIYEKPVAFL; encoded by the coding sequence TTGAAATCTCTCTCCCTTCCACCCATCGATTTACTGGATCTGCAAAGCATCGCCCGCGATCCCGACCAGGTGGACTGGCAGTATTTTCAGGACGGCGTCGATATTTTCCGCATCTATGGCGATGGAAACTCGGGGCCTTGCGCCTCGCTGCTGCGCTTCCAGAAAGACGGGCAAATTCCGCTCCACAAACACGTTGGCTACGAGCATTTGTTCATCCTCACCGGCAGCCAGACCGACGACCAAGGAACGGCCCAGGCTGGCAGCCTCATCATCAATCCGCCAGGCACGCGGCACAGAGTAACGAGTGAGTCGGGTTGCATCGTATTGGCGATCTACGAGAAGCCGGTCGCTTTTTTATAA
- a CDS encoding glycoside hydrolase family 3 N-terminal domain-containing protein, protein MKLRMDFFRRLLIFLGLGAVMAGGVWFFSVQSPPLRVMVGQMILLGFTGADARAEGPRRVARQVHAGQVGGVIFLGWNFKSRAGVFGMTRLYREAGGPFPPFLVIDMEGGLVQRLGSRLGYEAIPSAEKMGATMTPAEARLRFDTMTGWVREAGFNLDLGPVVDLGGEPLNPISVQHRTYGSDPAKVVTYAREFMAANRARGILSALKHFPGHGSSRTDSHDDFVDVSATWKAAELEPYRELIASGGVDAVMTGHLLQRDLASDGFPVSLSRTAIEGVLRDELHFDGLVISDDLQMKAISKHYGLEEAVVRAINAGTDVLMVTNTEREPELPGRIIAMVLQAVEDGRIEKSTIRTAWRRIQRAKARL, encoded by the coding sequence ATGAAACTGCGGATGGACTTTTTCCGGCGACTGCTGATTTTTCTGGGACTTGGCGCGGTCATGGCGGGTGGAGTTTGGTTCTTTTCGGTGCAGTCGCCGCCGCTGCGGGTGATGGTGGGGCAGATGATTTTGCTCGGGTTTACCGGGGCCGACGCCAGGGCCGAGGGGCCGCGGCGCGTGGCGCGTCAGGTCCACGCCGGACAGGTCGGAGGGGTGATTTTTCTGGGCTGGAATTTCAAAAGCCGCGCCGGTGTTTTCGGAATGACGCGGCTGTATCGCGAGGCAGGCGGGCCGTTTCCGCCGTTTCTGGTGATCGACATGGAGGGCGGATTGGTGCAGCGGCTCGGGTCGAGGCTGGGCTACGAGGCGATCCCGTCGGCGGAAAAAATGGGGGCAACGATGACTCCGGCGGAGGCGCGCCTTCGGTTTGATACGATGACGGGCTGGGTGCGCGAGGCCGGGTTTAATCTTGATCTGGGGCCGGTGGTGGACCTCGGCGGCGAGCCGTTGAATCCGATCTCGGTCCAGCACCGCACTTACGGCAGCGATCCGGCGAAGGTGGTGACCTATGCCCGGGAATTCATGGCGGCGAACCGGGCGCGCGGCATTCTCTCAGCGCTGAAACATTTCCCCGGTCACGGGTCGAGCCGCACGGATAGTCACGACGATTTTGTGGATGTCTCGGCGACGTGGAAGGCGGCGGAGTTGGAGCCGTATCGCGAGTTGATCGCATCGGGCGGGGTGGATGCGGTGATGACGGGCCACCTGCTGCAACGCGATCTGGCGTCGGATGGTTTCCCGGTTTCCCTGTCGCGCACGGCGATCGAGGGGGTGCTCAGGGACGAGTTGCATTTCGATGGGCTGGTGATTTCCGATGATTTGCAGATGAAGGCGATCTCGAAACATTACGGGCTGGAGGAGGCGGTCGTCCGAGCGATCAATGCCGGAACTGATGTGCTGATGGTGACAAACACGGAGCGCGAGCCGGAGCTGCCGGGGAGGATTATTGCCATGGTGCTGCAGGCGGTGGAGGACGGCCGGATCGAGAAATCAACGATTCGCACGGCGTGGCGGCGGATTCAGCGGGCGAAGGCGCGGCTCTGA
- a CDS encoding L,D-transpeptidase family protein, with protein sequence MRPFLFLFLATSSLFAQVAPVPAPAELQVMRAEPVRERELITRLQIYLDQRNFGPGKIDGRWGEFTGKALNRYQKASGMNVDGKWESIPDLLQISPIYTSYTLRPEDFKQVGEIPKTPQLQAKLKRMPYTNILEFLGEKFHSDPEFLLKLNKDRSMAALVAGDVIRVPNVAPFLIEDMKEIGSLPPVPEFATRSIHIDTVNKMLELRDGDKLLAAFPITPGAANHPAPKGTWHIVGIATMPWYRWNKGVLNNGVPTGESYEIPAGPNCPVGVLWCGLNKRGVGVHGTNSPDNIGRTGSHGCIRLANWDAARFASMVTKGMTVLIDAVDVAPTVPATPTPSPVASATPAQ encoded by the coding sequence ATGCGTCCATTCCTTTTTCTTTTTCTCGCCACCAGTTCTTTGTTTGCCCAAGTCGCGCCCGTGCCCGCTCCAGCCGAGTTGCAGGTCATGCGCGCCGAGCCCGTGCGTGAGCGCGAGCTGATCACCCGGCTGCAAATTTACCTCGATCAACGCAATTTCGGTCCCGGCAAAATCGACGGACGCTGGGGGGAATTCACAGGGAAAGCCCTCAATCGTTACCAAAAAGCCAGCGGCATGAACGTGGACGGCAAATGGGAATCCATCCCGGATCTGCTCCAGATCAGCCCGATTTACACGAGCTACACGTTGCGGCCCGAGGATTTTAAGCAGGTCGGCGAGATTCCAAAAACGCCCCAGTTGCAGGCCAAGCTAAAGCGGATGCCCTATACTAACATCCTGGAATTCCTTGGGGAGAAGTTCCATTCCGATCCCGAGTTTTTGCTGAAGTTGAACAAAGATCGCAGCATGGCGGCACTGGTGGCTGGCGACGTTATTCGCGTGCCGAACGTGGCTCCGTTTCTCATCGAGGACATGAAGGAAATCGGCAGCCTGCCGCCGGTTCCGGAGTTTGCCACCCGGTCGATTCACATCGACACGGTTAACAAAATGCTCGAGCTGCGCGACGGCGACAAACTGCTCGCGGCGTTTCCGATCACGCCCGGTGCGGCGAATCATCCGGCTCCAAAAGGAACGTGGCACATTGTCGGAATCGCGACGATGCCCTGGTATCGCTGGAACAAGGGCGTGCTGAACAACGGCGTTCCCACGGGTGAATCCTACGAGATTCCAGCCGGACCCAACTGCCCGGTGGGCGTGCTCTGGTGCGGGTTGAACAAACGCGGCGTCGGCGTTCACGGCACGAACAGCCCCGACAATATCGGACGCACGGGGAGCCATGGTTGCATTCGGCTGGCAAACTGGGACGCCGCGCGTTTCGCCAGCATGGTGACCAAAGGGATGACGGTTCTGATTGACGCCGTGGATGTGGCCCCGACCGTTCCTGCGACTCCCACTCCTTCTCCGGTTGCGTCGGCAACTCCGGCTCAGTGA